The following DNA comes from Cedecea neteri.
TCCGCCACAAGGCCTTTATCCACTTCGGCAAAAAGCTCGCGGCGAAGGCGTGCGTCGGTCAGCAGGTGAGAATATAAATCGAAGATTGCCGCAGTCTCTTTCTGAGCCCCGGCGGCAAAACGCTTGCTGTAGCGGCGGAACTCCCCGGAAGCCTCTTCGAGCGCGGCGGTCAAACGCTCGCGCTCAAGTGCAGTATCGAGAGTCGACGCCTCAAACACTTGCTCCATCAGCGGGACGGTAGTGTCCATCCAGCCTTCGGCAATGGCCACCCCAGGTGATGCAGGCAGCGCGCGAATACGCGTCTGACGATATTGCCCAAACAGAGCCGCTAGCTGAGACTGGGATAATATCCCGGCCATCTGCGTTGCCAGCGTAACGAGGAAAGACTCTTCGCTCTCATCGTACTGCCGGTGCTCTCTTTGCTGGACAACCAACACCCCCAGAAGCTGACGGCGCTGGATAATAGGCACCCCGAGGAAAGCGCGAAAACGCTCCTCTTTTACCGCGGGCACATATTTAAAGCTGGGGTGTTTTTGCGCATCGGCAAGGTTAATCGGCTCCGCGAGCCGCCCAACCAGGCCAACAATACCTTCGTCAAAGGCAAGCGTGACGGTTCGGCCGCGAGGTTTCTTTAATCCACGCGTCGCCATAAGGTAAAAACAGCGGCGCTCGTGATCGGCGAGATAAACCGAGCAAACCTCGGTATCCATCGCAAGGCAGATGTCAGTCACCAAAATGTCCAGCGCCTCATTGAGACGCGGGGCACTAGCGACTTTTTCGACTATTTCTCGCAGACGGGTGAGCATTTTTCGCGTGACTTAACCTCTTTTACGTCGCCATGCAGGCGAGTTATTGCGTGGTGGCGTAACTTCCTGCAGTGGCATCACCACGCTGGCAAACTCTTTCATCACGCGGCGATAGACATCGCGCTTGAATGAAACAACCTGACGGACCGGATACCAATAACTGACCCAGCGCCAGCCATCAAATTCCGGCGTGCTGCTGGTTTGCATGTTGATCTCACCGTCGCTGCTCAGCAACTGCAAAAGAAACCATTTTTGTTTTTGGCCGATACAAACCGGCTTTGTGTCCCAACGCACCAAACGTTTAGGTAATTTGTAACGCAACCAGTTTCGGGTCGAGGCAAGAATGCGAACATCTTTTCTTTGTAGGCCGACTTCTTCGAAAAGCTCCCGGTACATTGCCTGTTCAGCGGACTCGCCAGGATTAATGCCCCCCTGAGGAAATTGCCAGGAATGTTGACCAAAGCGTCGCGCCCACATCACCTGTCCCTGCCGATTACATATTACGATCCCAACGTTGGGGCGGTAGCCATCATCATCGATCACCGGACTACCTCAAAACAAACTTAGATTGCATCGATTGTTTCATACAAGTGTCAGGCGGTAAACCACTCTCTCGGCGGCGTTTGCATGGAATAACATTTGAATAACTCACAAAAGATAGCCGGGTTATAAACAGGGGACGGTCAAAACCGGCGGTTTTATTCACTTTTTCTGTGGATATAACTGTGAAGAACTACCGAATTACATCGGGACAACTCGGGACAAGTAAAATCAGGAGCAATCCTAACACACATTAAAGTCTTTATATTTCATAATTATAATACTATAAAAATGACACATGAATTTCATAATGTGATGATCGTCACATATGAAGATCGCCTACTGATGAAAGATCGAGCAATGTCGTTTTTATCCACAGATTGTGCCAACAAGTTAGTCACAAATCGGTGATAAATTGTATTTTAGCGCCCCGTCAAGGCTGTAAATGGAACCAGTAGTCATGCTTTTTCCCAGTTATCCCACTTTTCTGTGGATAACATGGTGTAAGATCCTGTTCATTGTCAGTGACCAGATTTGGAAAAGCCTTATTAATGTTGCTGCAACGAAACGGCTGCCTTTAAAAACTCATTATAAATCAGAATATTGTTAATCTTATCCTCAGACGACTAAACTAAGCTTTCGCTGTGCACAAAGTGCGTTCATTTTTTAACCAAAAAACATCAATAGGTTATGCAACCAATACGTCCGCTCATCACGCCCCCACGCAGTGAAGCCGAGCTGCTCCAGCAGGCGCAAAGCGTCGCAGGTTACACCCTCGGCGAACTGGCGGCTTGCGCCGGCATAAAGACGCCGAAAGACCTGAAGAGAGATAAAGGCTGGATTGGCGTGCTGCTGGAGCTGTGGCTGGGTGCCAGCGCGGGCAGTAAACCCGAACAAGACTTTGCCGCTCTCGGGATCGAACTAAAAACGATCCCGGTGG
Coding sequences within:
- the rppH gene encoding RNA pyrophosphohydrolase, encoding MIDDDGYRPNVGIVICNRQGQVMWARRFGQHSWQFPQGGINPGESAEQAMYRELFEEVGLQRKDVRILASTRNWLRYKLPKRLVRWDTKPVCIGQKQKWFLLQLLSSDGEINMQTSSTPEFDGWRWVSYWYPVRQVVSFKRDVYRRVMKEFASVVMPLQEVTPPRNNSPAWRRKRG